One stretch of Nocardioides perillae DNA includes these proteins:
- the cysC gene encoding adenylyl-sulfate kinase, giving the protein MSTAPQHCPSPAELDDLELLLTGALAPLRGFGEPGSPVTLALPPEVDTQAREAGAVELVDPEGLPLARVAWPAGVAEPLSRPDYGPFRRLHLTPAEVRERFAGRAVLVVTGALSDEQLEAARDLGPLVLLALCGHDRHGLPATALLRAGLVAADLLDAADVVAVPLTRRADDLRDRVVQAYAGSDRVVDQSELSPLPEPAPKPGETYYTYGTHSGAIGAIVRAADKAPDERGLVLFFTGLSGSGKSTLARALVDRVLEHTARTVTSLDGDVVRRNLSAGLTFSKADRETNIRRIGWVAAEIARHGGLAVCSPIAPFDETRQQVRQLVEDAGGTFFLVHVATPLEECERRDRKGLYAKARRGEIPEFTGISSPYEEPQDASVRVDTTGRTIEDALDDVLQALAAERLLDLTAEPAVERARPLSVVEQGPTPVVEQGRPSPVVEQGRQARVETPEAEAEAPLRILFVCTANICRSPYMEAAARHHLGDTSRVVVSSAGTHGFDAKPTDAAMAAQLQARSIDSSDFRSRAVTRELLDEADVVLTAEATHRTFLLEDQPEAFRKVFTLGQLAAYVESSGTTARGRALVAEAAASRGSASPGLDVADPYRRGDAAAQAAAEHIDRLLATVLPALTPED; this is encoded by the coding sequence GTGTCGACCGCCCCGCAGCACTGCCCCTCCCCCGCCGAGCTCGACGACCTCGAGCTGCTCCTGACCGGGGCGCTCGCGCCGTTGCGGGGCTTCGGCGAGCCGGGCAGCCCCGTCACCCTCGCCCTCCCGCCCGAGGTGGACACGCAGGCCCGCGAGGCCGGTGCCGTCGAGCTCGTCGACCCCGAAGGCCTCCCCCTCGCCCGCGTGGCGTGGCCGGCCGGCGTGGCGGAGCCGTTGTCGCGGCCCGACTACGGTCCCTTCCGCCGCCTCCACCTGACCCCGGCCGAGGTGCGCGAGCGGTTCGCCGGGCGCGCCGTACTCGTGGTGACCGGCGCGTTGAGCGACGAGCAGCTGGAGGCCGCCCGTGACCTCGGCCCCCTCGTGCTCCTCGCGCTCTGCGGCCACGACCGACACGGTCTCCCGGCGACCGCGTTGCTGCGGGCCGGGCTCGTCGCGGCCGACCTGCTGGACGCGGCCGACGTCGTGGCCGTGCCCCTCACACGACGCGCCGACGACCTCCGCGACCGCGTCGTCCAGGCGTACGCCGGCTCCGACCGCGTCGTCGACCAGAGCGAGCTCTCCCCGCTGCCCGAACCGGCGCCCAAGCCGGGCGAGACCTACTACACCTACGGCACGCACTCCGGCGCGATCGGCGCCATCGTGCGGGCGGCCGACAAGGCACCCGACGAGCGTGGCCTCGTGCTCTTCTTCACCGGCCTGTCGGGCAGCGGCAAGTCGACACTGGCCCGCGCCCTGGTCGACCGCGTGCTCGAGCACACCGCTCGCACCGTCACGAGCCTCGACGGCGATGTCGTGCGCCGCAACCTCTCGGCCGGCCTCACCTTCTCGAAGGCCGACCGCGAGACCAACATCCGCCGCATCGGCTGGGTCGCCGCCGAGATCGCCCGTCACGGCGGCCTTGCGGTGTGCAGCCCCATCGCCCCCTTCGACGAGACCCGCCAGCAGGTGCGCCAGCTCGTCGAGGACGCCGGCGGCACCTTCTTCCTCGTCCACGTCGCCACGCCGCTGGAGGAGTGCGAGCGCCGCGACCGCAAGGGCCTCTACGCCAAGGCCCGTCGCGGGGAGATCCCCGAGTTCACCGGCATCTCGTCGCCCTACGAGGAGCCCCAGGACGCGTCGGTGCGGGTCGACACGACCGGTCGCACCATCGAGGACGCCCTCGATGACGTCCTGCAGGCCCTGGCAGCCGAGCGCCTCCTCGACCTCACCGCGGAACCGGCGGTCGAGCGAGCCCGCCCCCTGTCGGTCGTCGAGCAGGGCCCCACCCCGGTGGTTGAGCAGGGCCGCCCCTCACCGGTGGTTGAGCAGGGCCGCCAGGCCCGTGTCGAAACCCCCGAGGCCGAAGCAGAGGCCCCCCTCCGCATCCTCTTCGTCTGCACCGCCAACATCTGCCGCTCCCCCTACATGGAGGCCGCCGCCCGCCACCACCTCGGCGACACCAGCCGCGTGGTGGTCAGCAGCGCCGGCACCCACGGGTTCGACGCCAAGCCGACCGACGCCGCGATGGCCGCCCAGCTGCAGGCGCGCAGCATCGACAGCAGCGACTTCCGCAGCCGCGCGGTGACCCGCGAGCTGCTCGACGAGGCCGACGTGGTGCTGACCGCCGAGGCAACCCACCGCACCTTCCTGCTCGAGGACCAGCCGGAGGCCTTCCGCAAGGTCTTCACCCTCGGCCAGCTCGCCGCCTACGTCGAGTCGTCCGGCACGACCGCGCGCGGCCGCGCACTGGTGGCCGAGGCCGCGGCCTCGCGTGGCAGCGCTTCGCCCGGCCTCGACGTGGCCGACCCCTACCGTCGGGGCGACGCCGCGGCTCAGGCTGCCGCGGAGCACATCGACCGTCTGCTCGCGACCGTGCTGCCCGCGCTGACCCCAGAGGACTGA
- a CDS encoding asparaginase, producing the protein MSHVVVAEVVRSGFVEGRHHGSVVSLAADGSVAWSVGDAGEPILPRSCNKPVQALAMLRAGLELPPDLLAMACASHSGEEMHVERVHTILRGAGLDAGHLQCPADWPLDPAVKEALLRRRGDRSRAHMNCSGKHAAMLATCVVNGWSTHDYLDPAHPLQRLTVEVFAEMTGEEVDTIATDGCGAPLLSTSLTGLATAFRRLALGLDGRDEADVRSMRIAEAIRTHPELVSGSTRDERALLAAVPGAIGKGGAEACHVVALPDGRAVALKIEDGGERARPVVMVEALWRSGVLEVPGVDVVAVEGVGRHVLLGGGQPVGEVRSAF; encoded by the coding sequence ATGTCGCACGTGGTCGTCGCCGAGGTCGTCCGTTCCGGGTTCGTCGAGGGACGCCACCACGGCTCTGTGGTGTCGCTCGCAGCCGACGGCTCCGTGGCGTGGTCGGTCGGTGACGCGGGCGAGCCGATCTTGCCGCGGTCGTGCAACAAGCCGGTGCAGGCGTTGGCCATGCTGCGTGCCGGCCTGGAGCTGCCGCCCGACCTGCTCGCCATGGCCTGCGCCTCGCACTCGGGGGAGGAGATGCACGTCGAGCGGGTGCACACGATCCTGCGCGGCGCCGGGCTCGATGCCGGGCACCTGCAGTGCCCGGCCGACTGGCCCCTCGACCCCGCCGTCAAGGAGGCCCTGCTGCGTCGCAGGGGTGACCGGTCGCGGGCTCACATGAACTGCTCGGGCAAGCACGCTGCCATGCTCGCGACCTGCGTCGTCAACGGGTGGTCGACGCACGACTACCTCGACCCCGCGCACCCGCTGCAGCGGCTGACCGTCGAGGTCTTTGCCGAGATGACCGGCGAGGAGGTCGACACGATCGCCACCGACGGCTGCGGGGCGCCACTGCTCTCCACCTCGCTGACGGGTCTCGCCACCGCCTTCCGCCGGCTGGCCCTCGGCCTCGACGGCCGGGACGAGGCCGACGTGCGGTCGATGCGGATCGCCGAGGCGATCCGCACCCACCCAGAGCTCGTGTCGGGCTCGACGCGCGACGAGCGGGCGCTGCTCGCGGCCGTGCCCGGCGCCATCGGCAAGGGCGGCGCGGAGGCGTGCCACGTCGTCGCGCTGCCCGACGGGCGGGCCGTCGCGCTCAAGATCGAGGACGGCGGCGAGCGGGCCCGCCCGGTCGTCATGGTCGAGGCGTTGTGGCGCAGCGGCGTGCTCGAGGTGCCGGGAGTCGACGTCGTCGCGGTCGAGGGGGTCGGGCGGCACGTGCTGCTCGGTGGTGGGCAGCCGGTGGGAGAGGTGAGGTCGGCGTTCTAG